One region of Rhodophyticola sp. CCM32 genomic DNA includes:
- a CDS encoding lipid II flippase MurJ, whose amino-acid sequence MARTLLQASAILSVLLLLSRFSGLIREQMIAAQLGLGPEADATVLLLTLPDMLVSVLLAGGFSAALVPALSRAEPAERADLLQRIILWMTLGAIGLGLLLIIFRETVLGLLAPSLNPVELTNFGWGFALAVLVLPLSVVLGPVTAYLQVTRQNALPPLGVVVFNCVLVIYFAILQRSSNQFETIDFLTFGTVLVFAALLRLATLVPGVTPVLRRPIRRARFQTGFRRQFLQGVAAHSLVAATPIIFRSLQATGGPGNLAAFSFAERLFHLPVALLISPIMLFFLPILSRLSKDENAAFRSRVLLASNIGFAATLSAAIVLALFSDPISEIIFGYGRMQGADTMQVASSFRIFATALPAFALFQVMSAALNAQTRTHKVLQATILALVAGLGVFLVLQKFGLPPHISASWGFVSFHYAAAIFSTCFSMGKTDLSELFGQLSRTMFRCLVVMMPLLLLLNFLTLPESRLMNLFLILCTTLLMILVNLRVLLSLRSVRVDEGETSQ is encoded by the coding sequence ATGGCACGAACCCTTCTGCAAGCTTCCGCAATTTTGAGTGTTCTGTTGCTCTTAAGCCGGTTTTCCGGGCTGATCCGAGAACAGATGATTGCCGCGCAGCTCGGGCTTGGTCCCGAAGCTGATGCAACGGTGTTGTTGTTGACCCTCCCGGATATGCTTGTAAGCGTCTTGTTGGCTGGCGGGTTTAGTGCAGCCTTGGTTCCCGCGCTAAGCCGCGCCGAACCCGCTGAACGGGCGGACCTCTTGCAGCGTATCATCCTTTGGATGACCCTAGGTGCCATTGGTCTGGGACTTCTTTTGATCATCTTCCGCGAGACAGTCCTTGGTTTACTTGCGCCAAGTCTCAACCCTGTAGAGTTGACAAATTTTGGATGGGGATTTGCGCTCGCCGTGTTGGTTCTTCCGCTCTCCGTTGTTCTGGGGCCCGTGACAGCGTATCTACAGGTCACGCGGCAAAATGCGTTGCCACCCCTTGGGGTTGTCGTCTTTAACTGCGTGCTGGTGATCTATTTTGCGATCCTCCAAAGAAGTTCTAACCAATTTGAAACAATTGATTTTTTAACCTTCGGAACCGTACTGGTTTTTGCAGCTCTACTCCGGCTTGCGACACTTGTACCCGGGGTGACCCCCGTACTTAGAAGACCAATACGAAGGGCAAGGTTTCAAACCGGATTTCGAAGGCAGTTCTTGCAAGGTGTCGCTGCACATAGCCTCGTTGCCGCGACCCCGATCATATTTCGGTCCTTGCAGGCGACCGGTGGACCAGGGAACCTGGCCGCCTTCAGCTTCGCAGAACGTCTCTTTCATCTTCCAGTCGCCCTGCTGATTTCGCCGATCATGCTGTTCTTTTTGCCAATCCTGTCCAGGCTTTCAAAAGATGAGAACGCGGCTTTCCGTTCTCGGGTACTGCTTGCATCAAACATCGGATTTGCAGCGACCCTATCTGCAGCCATAGTGTTGGCTTTATTCTCAGACCCTATCTCTGAAATCATCTTCGGGTATGGGCGCATGCAGGGCGCAGACACCATGCAAGTCGCATCTTCCTTCCGAATTTTTGCGACTGCGTTACCGGCATTCGCTCTATTTCAGGTTATGAGCGCTGCGCTTAACGCACAGACACGGACCCACAAAGTGCTTCAGGCAACCATCTTGGCATTGGTTGCAGGTCTGGGCGTTTTTCTTGTTCTGCAAAAATTCGGACTCCCGCCTCACATATCGGCAAGTTGGGGGTTTGTCAGTTTCCATTATGCGGCGGCCATCTTCTCAACATGCTTCTCGATGGGCAAAACCGACTTGTCAGAACTTTTCGGTCAACTTAGTCGAACCATGTTCCGCTGCTTGGTCGTTATGATGCCACTGCTTCTATTGCTCAACTTCCTTACATTGCCAGAAAGCCGCCTCATGAACCTGTTCTTGATACTTTGCACCACATTGCTGATGATTCTGGTCAACCTCCGTGTTCTACTCTCGCTGCGCTCGGTTCGCGTGGACGAGGGTGAGACATCACAGTAG
- a CDS encoding NAD(P)/FAD-dependent oxidoreductase: MHIAVIGTGIVGVATAAWLQRDGHKVTFIDPKEAGSQTSFGNAGSISPSAVLPVGMPGMWKRVPKWLTDPEGPLVIRMHYLPRVLPWLFQFLRNMPEAEVTRIAGAIRGLLAPTFDCYTPLLQRAGATSLLRRNGCLYVYSSREAAERWRFGTELRRSLGVEMKCVEGEDLFALEPALRGRFGFGQFAPDNGSTPDPAALVQALYTQALKDGAEHLRDAATGFGMRDGLVHTVELADSAPLEVDGVIIAAGAWSKTLALKLGAAVRLETQRGYHVTIPDPGVELNRNVMAVEQNIMINPMQMGLRLAGTVEFAGLNAPPRMERAEALINVGRKVFGTLKTENYTTWMGHRPCLPDSLPVIGRAPRAENAWFGFGHGHVGMCGGATTGREIANLVAGRTPGIDLHPFRAERFRRA, encoded by the coding sequence ATGCATATCGCAGTTATCGGGACGGGGATTGTCGGTGTTGCCACCGCGGCCTGGCTTCAGCGCGATGGCCACAAGGTGACGTTCATCGATCCAAAGGAGGCTGGATCGCAGACGTCCTTCGGCAACGCAGGCTCCATTTCGCCCAGCGCCGTTCTTCCGGTCGGTATGCCGGGCATGTGGAAGCGGGTTCCAAAATGGCTCACCGATCCGGAAGGGCCGCTGGTGATCCGCATGCATTACCTGCCCCGCGTGCTGCCCTGGCTTTTTCAGTTCCTGCGCAACATGCCCGAGGCGGAGGTCACCCGGATCGCAGGTGCGATTCGCGGGCTGCTGGCGCCGACATTTGACTGCTACACACCGCTGTTGCAGCGGGCCGGGGCTACCAGCCTTCTGCGGCGCAATGGGTGTCTGTACGTTTATTCCTCCCGCGAGGCGGCTGAGCGGTGGCGGTTCGGCACCGAGTTGCGGCGCAGTTTGGGGGTCGAGATGAAATGCGTTGAGGGAGAGGACCTTTTCGCCCTTGAGCCCGCCCTGCGCGGTCGTTTCGGCTTTGGTCAGTTCGCGCCCGATAACGGTTCCACCCCTGATCCGGCGGCGCTGGTTCAGGCGCTTTATACGCAGGCCTTGAAGGACGGGGCTGAGCATCTGCGCGACGCTGCCACCGGGTTTGGGATGAGGGACGGCCTCGTACACACGGTCGAACTGGCTGACAGCGCGCCGCTTGAGGTTGATGGCGTCATCATCGCCGCCGGTGCGTGGTCCAAGACCCTTGCTCTTAAACTTGGGGCCGCCGTGCGGCTGGAAACCCAGCGCGGCTATCACGTCACGATCCCCGATCCCGGCGTGGAGCTGAACCGCAACGTCATGGCGGTGGAGCAGAACATCATGATCAATCCGATGCAGATGGGTCTGCGTCTGGCCGGAACCGTTGAATTTGCGGGTCTGAATGCACCGCCCCGGATGGAACGGGCCGAGGCGCTGATCAATGTGGGCCGGAAGGTGTTCGGCACTCTCAAGACGGAAAACTACACAACCTGGATGGGCCACCGCCCCTGCCTGCCGGATTCCCTGCCTGTCATTGGCCGCGCGCCCAGGGCTGAAAACGCATGGTTCGGCTTTGGCCACGGCCATGTCGGCATGTGCGGCGGCGCCACGACAGGCCGTGAGATCGCCAATCTGGTCGCCGGGCGCACGCCCGGGATCGACCTTCATCCGTTTCGAGCGGAACGATTCAGGCGGGCCTGA
- a CDS encoding Bug family tripartite tricarboxylate transporter substrate binding protein, producing MKVLLTALLGVTVAFTGTSALAQSYPERPITIVVPFPPGGSTDLLARQIGEAISGPLGQPVVVDNRGGAGGTVGANYVAQSDPDGYTLLMGVTGSNAISAALRDDLPYSPVDDFAPVSIVISSPLALVVRSDSDFTSVSDVIDFAAENPEGFAHGTPGVGTSMHMSAELFGLESGTQLLHVPYGGSAAALQDLLGGNIDGMFGDILVTSEFIASGDLRPLAVTGTQEHYLLEGVPTMSDAGLEGYSAFSWQGVFAPAGTPPEVLEMLYDAISDALQTEALQTTFSERGFLVEGMTPLDSADFIVSEVEKWTRVVDAAGL from the coding sequence GTGAAAGTACTTTTGACAGCCCTTCTTGGTGTGACGGTAGCCTTTACCGGGACCAGCGCCTTGGCCCAAAGCTATCCTGAACGACCGATCACCATTGTCGTGCCCTTCCCGCCGGGTGGATCGACCGATCTGTTGGCCCGCCAGATCGGTGAAGCGATCTCTGGCCCGCTGGGTCAGCCCGTGGTCGTCGACAACCGCGGCGGTGCGGGCGGTACTGTGGGGGCGAACTATGTCGCCCAGTCCGACCCCGACGGATATACGCTTTTGATGGGCGTGACCGGATCGAACGCGATCAGTGCGGCGCTGCGCGACGATCTTCCCTATTCGCCGGTTGACGACTTCGCCCCGGTCAGCATCGTCATCTCCTCGCCTCTGGCGCTGGTGGTCCGGTCTGACAGCGATTTTACATCGGTCTCGGACGTGATCGACTTCGCCGCCGAGAACCCCGAAGGCTTCGCACACGGCACACCGGGCGTCGGCACGTCGATGCATATGTCGGCAGAACTGTTCGGCCTTGAGAGCGGAACTCAGCTTTTGCACGTTCCCTACGGTGGCAGCGCCGCGGCACTGCAGGATCTGCTTGGCGGCAACATCGACGGCATGTTCGGCGACATTCTGGTGACGTCGGAATTCATTGCATCGGGCGATCTGCGCCCCTTGGCCGTGACCGGCACGCAGGAGCATTACTTGCTCGAAGGCGTCCCCACGATGAGCGATGCCGGGCTTGAAGGCTATTCCGCCTTCTCCTGGCAGGGTGTCTTCGCGCCGGCAGGCACACCGCCCGAGGTTCTCGAAATGCTCTACGACGCGATTTCCGACGCGCTCCAGACGGAGGCTTTGCAAACGACATTTTCCGAACGTGGGTTCCTGGTGGAAGGCATGACACCATTGGACTCGGCTGATTTCATCGTCAGCGAGGTCGAAAAATGGACCCGTGTCGTCGACGCGGCTGGATTGTGA
- a CDS encoding tripartite tricarboxylate transporter TctB family protein, with amino-acid sequence MSAALVRTIMPGLCVSLFGAFVAAIALTYPLGSALRPGPGFFPLAIGGTLVVLGLLVIIEAWRARPLDEDNTTGIAWRGMLATCAAILVFALLLERLGYVPAAIALVLIVGMGEPGRNWRVLGVIAIFMALFGTVVFIWGFGLPIEPFEGL; translated from the coding sequence ATGAGTGCTGCCCTTGTGCGCACCATCATGCCCGGGCTGTGCGTCAGCCTGTTCGGTGCGTTTGTCGCGGCCATTGCGCTGACCTACCCCCTCGGCTCCGCGCTGCGGCCCGGGCCGGGGTTCTTTCCACTGGCGATTGGCGGAACTCTTGTGGTTCTGGGGCTGCTCGTCATCATTGAGGCTTGGCGCGCGCGCCCTTTGGACGAAGACAACACCACAGGTATCGCCTGGCGCGGGATGCTTGCGACCTGTGCCGCCATCCTCGTCTTCGCCTTGTTGCTTGAACGGCTTGGCTATGTCCCGGCAGCAATTGCATTGGTCCTGATCGTGGGCATGGGTGAGCCGGGGCGGAATTGGCGGGTGCTTGGGGTCATCGCGATATTCATGGCGCTCTTTGGAACGGTGGTGTTCATCTGGGGCTTCGGCTTGCCCATTGAGCCGTTCGAGGGGCTGTGA
- a CDS encoding tripartite tricarboxylate transporter permease, with protein MEVFHGMLLGLNTALSPEALMFCFIGVLVGTIVGVLPGVGALAAISLALPLTYYIDPTHALIMLAGIFYGAQYGGSTASILLNLPGTATAAITCLDGHPMAQQGKAPLALFITAINSFVGSTFAIILVMFFAPVIARFALNFSSAEYFSVMLLGLIAAATLSLGSPFKGLAMVALGVGLGLAGTDVNTGQFRYTFGFLPLADGFSLVAVAMGLFGVAEISASIGQPQGVVHQVGRFRFKDMWPGKAERRQIWGPTLRGSAIGSFVGALPGTGPGIASLMAYATETRLSRTPERFGKGAIEGISAPEAANNASVQAAFIPTLSLGIPGDAVVAVLLGAMLLHGIQPGPNLINDQPTLFWGLIMSFWIGNLMLLVLNIPLIGLWVRLLTIPYHVLYPCILVFICLGVYSSDNNVFDIFIVLIFGVVGYAMRIGGFPATPVLLGFILGPLLEEHFRRAMLLARGDPLVFVERPISAVFLGISLLFLSSVFFSRRKPGIQSSEP; from the coding sequence ATGGAGGTTTTCCACGGCATGCTGCTGGGCCTGAACACGGCGTTGAGCCCAGAGGCGTTGATGTTCTGTTTCATCGGTGTTCTTGTCGGCACGATTGTCGGTGTCTTGCCGGGTGTCGGCGCGCTGGCAGCCATTTCGCTGGCCCTGCCGCTGACCTACTATATTGACCCCACCCATGCGCTGATCATGCTGGCGGGGATTTTCTATGGCGCGCAATACGGCGGCTCTACCGCGTCGATCCTGCTCAACCTTCCCGGGACGGCGACGGCCGCCATCACCTGCCTTGATGGCCATCCGATGGCACAGCAGGGCAAGGCCCCGCTTGCGCTGTTCATCACCGCGATCAACAGCTTTGTCGGGTCAACCTTCGCGATCATCCTGGTGATGTTCTTCGCCCCCGTCATCGCCCGCTTCGCCCTGAATTTCAGCTCAGCCGAATACTTCTCGGTCATGCTTCTGGGGCTGATTGCCGCCGCCACGCTCAGCCTCGGCTCGCCATTCAAGGGATTGGCGATGGTGGCTCTCGGCGTCGGGCTTGGACTGGCCGGCACGGATGTGAACACCGGGCAATTCCGGTATACGTTCGGCTTCCTGCCCCTTGCTGACGGGTTCAGCCTTGTGGCTGTCGCCATGGGATTGTTCGGCGTGGCCGAGATCAGTGCAAGCATCGGACAGCCACAGGGCGTGGTGCATCAGGTCGGTCGCTTCCGGTTCAAGGACATGTGGCCGGGGAAGGCAGAAAGGCGACAGATTTGGGGGCCCACCCTGCGCGGTTCGGCCATCGGGTCTTTCGTCGGTGCGCTGCCGGGCACCGGGCCGGGGATTGCATCGCTGATGGCATATGCCACCGAAACCCGCCTGTCGCGCACGCCTGAGCGTTTCGGCAAGGGCGCGATTGAGGGGATCTCCGCGCCCGAGGCCGCGAACAACGCGAGCGTACAGGCCGCGTTCATCCCCACACTCAGCCTCGGCATTCCCGGTGACGCGGTGGTCGCCGTGCTGCTCGGCGCGATGCTTCTGCACGGCATTCAGCCGGGGCCGAACCTGATCAACGATCAGCCGACACTGTTCTGGGGCCTGATCATGAGCTTTTGGATCGGCAACCTGATGCTGCTTGTCCTCAACATCCCCCTGATCGGGTTATGGGTGCGGCTGCTGACGATCCCCTATCATGTGCTTTACCCCTGTATCCTCGTCTTCATCTGCCTGGGCGTCTATTCGTCCGACAACAACGTCTTCGACATCTTCATCGTGCTGATCTTCGGGGTTGTCGGCTACGCCATGCGCATCGGCGGATTCCCAGCGACACCGGTGCTGTTGGGCTTTATCCTCGGCCCCCTGCTGGAGGAACATTTCCGCCGCGCGATGCTTTTGGCACGCGGTGATCCGCTTGTCTTTGTCGAGCGGCCCATCAGCGCCGTGTTTCTTGGGATCTCCCTTCTTTTCCTGTCGAGCGTGTTTTTCTCCCGCCGGAAACCAGGCATACAATCTTCTGAACCATGA